A DNA window from Betta splendens chromosome 6, fBetSpl5.4, whole genome shotgun sequence contains the following coding sequences:
- the fan1 gene encoding fanconi-associated nuclease 1 isoform X2, translating into MSQRANKDKLRRSVSLSKRKKKGDVTAGTSASVANPSPITSFFSSQPPSKLACPLCGQLVPRFRINEHIDLQCQNFEREDSSAASASPAVQLSPGRSSPKSPELDRNKEAEVNATKTSPYFEKNNFLQEQQEIKSKTVVRTIDLGSLSSKLSKRCRKVPETTLLNDKPAPVYADMEGDPPDTLSSSQKENVLIQSSQDTKECVTVIDLTTARGEMPATTAQKEPNLEHKMSKSDSTQNASNPRPSSSSKLAKRKKETTFAWKISVRKKAKCDETRREPEGLQSTDSTAETSDSDQHKTGVASSPCDVPVSAEEVCEKSATVMKSESLPGPDAEQATSSQPVRTSHTPRLPYYLQNFRTVLQAVLDNEDDKALFNQDDMSLVHAFEKLSVLGQKLYVRLFQRKLKWLQVNKLDYEEICADLGPVALELVQSGFLQTENDLEDLEEALDLLPAPDLKALAKTFHLGNSGTQKQQLVDGLLRLSRQKSLFSLTPGQNNIRTVILKRAKQLAGSCVRLCRGPRVVFSRILLLFSLTDTMDEEEMAAGGQSQLYTILLVNSGRLAFPNYTVNRVAKVFQDREDLIRYEASMRALQELISAMQAGQWEDALELYTAAKSTWQELKKDLDLSHQEALPVFLRSFTTGWAYTRILSRGVEILQRLRQYEEAVGELQSLLSQSVYCPDSRGRWWDRLALNLHQHLKKPEQAICAIRDGLSDTLVRTGHKLSLYQRAVRMKESASFKKYRPRLKDLPSFHIQDVTIRGQLFPHEGGMGKSRFLLPASGTGKEGAQSTVICSVEELSLAHYRQQGFDQGIHGEGSTFSTLFALLLWDIIFMESIPDVFRNPYQTCPLDFYTDCFYENRKEAIESRVQLLSDASVETLHSLMEDVWASQEGRVCSLVNWELFTSLQQAKSLVSCMGGAFLGGVIARMSKDFRHCRAGLPDLVVWNTSNNTYKLVEVKGPNDRLSQKQQIWLDELQKLGADVEVCHVAATGARGARLE; encoded by the exons ATGAGCCAAAGAGCCAACAAAGACAAACTCAGGCGAAGTGTATCATTGTCCAAGCGGAAGAAGAagggtgatgtcacagctggGACTTCTGCCAGTGTTGCCAACCCATCTCCAATCACCTCGTTCTTCAGCAGCCAGCCTCCATCTAAGCTGGCCTGCCCCCTGTGTGGTCAGTTGGTACCGAGATTCAGGATCAATGAGCACATCGATCTGCAATGTCAGAACTTTGAGAGAGAAGACAGCAGTGCCGCCTCAGCAAGTCCAGCTGTCCAGCTGTCACCTGGAAGGAGTTCTCCAAAGTCCCCAGAGCTGGATCGAAATAAAGAAGCAGAGGTTAATGCAACTAAGACCAGCCCTTATTTCGAAAAGAACAACTTTCTGCAGGAACAGCAGGAGATAAAAAGTAAGACTGTGGTCAGGACGATTGACCTGGGCAGCCTCTCCTCCAAGTTGTCAAAAAGATGTCGTAAGGTACCGGAGACGACACTGTTAAATGATAAGCCAGCACCAGTATATGCTGACATGGAGGGAGATCCTCCGGACACACTGAGCAGCTCACAGAAAGAAAATGTTCTGATTCAGAGTTCACAAGACACCAAAGAGTGTGTGACTGTTATTGATTTGACAACAGCCAGAGGGGAAATGCCAGCAACCACTGCACAAAAAGAACCTAATCTAGAGCACAAAATGTCTAAATCAGACTCAACCCAAAATGCAAGTAACCCGAGGCCCTCGTCGTCCTCCAAACTTGCAAAACGGAAAAAGGAAACTACTTTTGCTTGGAAAATATCTGTCAGAAAGAAAGCAAAGTGTGATGAAACCAGAAGAGAACCAGAAGGCTTGCAGTCTACTGATAGTACAGCAGAGACAAGTGATTCAGACCAGCATAAAACTGGGGTTGCTTCTAGTCCTTGTGATGTCCCCGTGAGTGCAGAGGAGGTATGTGAGAAAAGTGCTACAGTCATGAAGAGCGAGTCGCTTCCAGGGCCGGATGCTGAGCAAGCCACCAGCAGTCAGCCTGTCAGAACCTCTCACACCCCACGGCTTCCTTATTACCTGCAGAATTTTCGGACCGTTTTACAGGCTGTGCTTGACAATGAGGATGATAAAGCTCTGTTCAACCAGGATGACATGTCCCTTGTACATGCATTTGAGAAGCTGTCAG TCTTAGGGCAGAAACTGTATGTGAGGCTCTTTCAGAGGAAGCTGAAGTGGCTTCAGGTAAACAAACTGGACTATGAAGAGATCTGCGCTGATCTAGGGCCTGTTGCTCTGGAGCTGGTTCAGAGCGGCTTTCTACAGACAG AGAATGATCTCGAGGACCTAGAGGAGGCTCTGGATCTTCTGCCTGCTCCTGATCTTAAAGCTCTGGCCAAGACCTTCCATTTGGGAAATTCTGGGActcagaaacagcagctggtggatGGGCTCCTTCGTCTTAGCAGGCAAAAGTCCCTGTTCTCTCTGACCCCTGGTCAAAATAACATTAGGACTGTCATCCTAAAAAG GGCAAAGCAGCTAGCAGGGTCCTGTGTCCGTCTGTGTCGTGGTCCTCGGGTGGTTTTTTCGCGCATCCTTTTGCTGTTTTCTCTTACGGACACcatggatgaggaggagatggctGCTGGTGGGCAGAGCCAGCTTTATACCATCCTGCTAGTCAACTCTGGACGTCTTGCCTTTCCAAACTACACAGTGAACCGTGTGGCCAAGGTGTTCCAGGACAGAGAGGACTTGATCAG ATATGAAGCATCCATGCGAGCTCTGCAAGAGTTAATCTCAGCTATGCAAGCAGGTCAGTGGGAAGATGCTCTGGAGCTTTACACTGCTGCCAAAAGTACCTGGCAAGAGTTGAAGAAAGACCTTGACCTCAG TCACCAGGAGGCGCTGCCTGTGTTCCTGCGCAGCTTTACTACAGGATGGGCTTACACTCGTATCCTATCCAGAGGGGTGGAGATCTTACAGAGACTACGTCAATATGAG GAAGCAGTCGGGGAACTGCAGTCATTGCTGTCGCAGTCTGTTTACTGTCCTgacagtcgaggcagatggtggGACCGACTGGCATTAAaccttcaccagcacctcaaaAAACCTGAGCAA GCTATCTGCGCAATCAGAGATGGGCTGTCAGACACTCTGGTTCGAACTGGGCACAAACTCTCTCTGTATCAGAGAGCTGTTAGGATGAAGGAGTCTGCCAGCTTCAAGAAGTATCGTCCTCGTCTCAAAGACTTGCCCAGTTTTCACATCCAGGAT GTGACAATACGAGGACAGCTGTTTCCTCATGAGGGAGGAATGGGAAAATCACGGTTTCTTTTACCAGCCAGTGGAACGGGGAAGGAGGGTGCACAGTCTACAGTAATATGCTCTGTGGAAGAACTGTCTTTAGCACATTACCGACAACAAGGTTTTGACCAAG GGATCCATGGCGAGGGATCGACATTCtctacactgtttgctcttTTACTCTGGGACATCATTTTTATGGAGAGTATCCCTGATGTTTTTCGAAATCCATATCAG ACATGTCCTCTGGACTTTTACACTGACTGCTTCTATGAGAACAGAAAAGAGGCGATTGAGTCTCGTGTTCAGTTACTTAGTGATGCATCTGTGGAAACACTACATAGTTTGATGGAGGATGTATGGGCCTCTCAGGAGGGTAGAGTGTGCTCACTGGTAAACTGGGAACTTTTCACGTCCCTTCAACAGGCAAAG TCTCTTGTGTCATGCATGGGTGGAGCCTTCTTAGGAGGAGTAATAGCCCGAATGTCAAAAGACTTCAGACACTGTCGTGCAGGTCTGCCTGATCTTGTGGTGTGGAACACCTCAAACAACACCTACAAG ctggtggaggtgaagggGCCTAATGACCGGCTGTCCCAGAAGCAACAGATCTGGCTGGACGAGCTGCAAAAGCTGGGTGCTGATGTGGAGGTGTGTCACGTGGCAGCTACCGGAGCAAGAGGAGCTCGTCTTGAATAA
- the fan1 gene encoding fanconi-associated nuclease 1 isoform X1, with amino-acid sequence MSQRANKDKLRRSVSLSKRKKKGDVTAGTSASVANPSPITSFFSSQPPSKLACPLCGQLVPRFRINEHIDLQCQNFEREDSSAASASPAVQLSPGRSSPKSPELDRNKEAEVNATKTSPYFEKNNFLQEQQEIKSKTVVRTIDLGSLSSKLSKRCRKVPETTLLNDKPAPVYADMEGDPPDTLSSSQKENVLIQSSQDTKECVTVIDLTTARGEMPATTAQKEPNLEHKMSKSDSTQNASNPRPSSSSKLAKRKKETTFAWKISVRKKAKCDETRREPEGLQSTDSTAETSDSDQHKTGVASSPCDVPVSAEEVCEKSATVMKSESLPGPDAEQATSSQPVRTSHTPRLPYYLQNFRTVLQAVLDNEDDKALFNQDDMSLVHAFEKLSVLGQKLYVRLFQRKLKWLQVNKLDYEEICADLGPVALELVQSGFLQTENDLEDLEEALDLLPAPDLKALAKTFHLGNSGTQKQQLVDGLLRLSRQKSLFSLTPGQNNIRTVILKRAKQLAGSCVRLCRGPRVVFSRILLLFSLTDTMDEEEMAAGGQSQLYTILLVNSGRLAFPNYTVNRVAKVFQDREDLIRYEASMRALQELISAMQAGQWEDALELYTAAKSTWQELKKDLDLSHQEALPVFLRSFTTGWAYTRILSRGVEILQRLRQYEEAVGELQSLLSQSVYCPDSRGRWWDRLALNLHQHLKKPEQAICAIRDGLSDTLVRTGHKLSLYQRAVRMKESASFKKYRPRLKDLPSFHIQDVKHVTIRGQLFPHEGGMGKSRFLLPASGTGKEGAQSTVICSVEELSLAHYRQQGFDQGIHGEGSTFSTLFALLLWDIIFMESIPDVFRNPYQTCPLDFYTDCFYENRKEAIESRVQLLSDASVETLHSLMEDVWASQEGRVCSLVNWELFTSLQQAKSLVSCMGGAFLGGVIARMSKDFRHCRAGLPDLVVWNTSNNTYKLVEVKGPNDRLSQKQQIWLDELQKLGADVEVCHVAATGARGARLE; translated from the exons ATGAGCCAAAGAGCCAACAAAGACAAACTCAGGCGAAGTGTATCATTGTCCAAGCGGAAGAAGAagggtgatgtcacagctggGACTTCTGCCAGTGTTGCCAACCCATCTCCAATCACCTCGTTCTTCAGCAGCCAGCCTCCATCTAAGCTGGCCTGCCCCCTGTGTGGTCAGTTGGTACCGAGATTCAGGATCAATGAGCACATCGATCTGCAATGTCAGAACTTTGAGAGAGAAGACAGCAGTGCCGCCTCAGCAAGTCCAGCTGTCCAGCTGTCACCTGGAAGGAGTTCTCCAAAGTCCCCAGAGCTGGATCGAAATAAAGAAGCAGAGGTTAATGCAACTAAGACCAGCCCTTATTTCGAAAAGAACAACTTTCTGCAGGAACAGCAGGAGATAAAAAGTAAGACTGTGGTCAGGACGATTGACCTGGGCAGCCTCTCCTCCAAGTTGTCAAAAAGATGTCGTAAGGTACCGGAGACGACACTGTTAAATGATAAGCCAGCACCAGTATATGCTGACATGGAGGGAGATCCTCCGGACACACTGAGCAGCTCACAGAAAGAAAATGTTCTGATTCAGAGTTCACAAGACACCAAAGAGTGTGTGACTGTTATTGATTTGACAACAGCCAGAGGGGAAATGCCAGCAACCACTGCACAAAAAGAACCTAATCTAGAGCACAAAATGTCTAAATCAGACTCAACCCAAAATGCAAGTAACCCGAGGCCCTCGTCGTCCTCCAAACTTGCAAAACGGAAAAAGGAAACTACTTTTGCTTGGAAAATATCTGTCAGAAAGAAAGCAAAGTGTGATGAAACCAGAAGAGAACCAGAAGGCTTGCAGTCTACTGATAGTACAGCAGAGACAAGTGATTCAGACCAGCATAAAACTGGGGTTGCTTCTAGTCCTTGTGATGTCCCCGTGAGTGCAGAGGAGGTATGTGAGAAAAGTGCTACAGTCATGAAGAGCGAGTCGCTTCCAGGGCCGGATGCTGAGCAAGCCACCAGCAGTCAGCCTGTCAGAACCTCTCACACCCCACGGCTTCCTTATTACCTGCAGAATTTTCGGACCGTTTTACAGGCTGTGCTTGACAATGAGGATGATAAAGCTCTGTTCAACCAGGATGACATGTCCCTTGTACATGCATTTGAGAAGCTGTCAG TCTTAGGGCAGAAACTGTATGTGAGGCTCTTTCAGAGGAAGCTGAAGTGGCTTCAGGTAAACAAACTGGACTATGAAGAGATCTGCGCTGATCTAGGGCCTGTTGCTCTGGAGCTGGTTCAGAGCGGCTTTCTACAGACAG AGAATGATCTCGAGGACCTAGAGGAGGCTCTGGATCTTCTGCCTGCTCCTGATCTTAAAGCTCTGGCCAAGACCTTCCATTTGGGAAATTCTGGGActcagaaacagcagctggtggatGGGCTCCTTCGTCTTAGCAGGCAAAAGTCCCTGTTCTCTCTGACCCCTGGTCAAAATAACATTAGGACTGTCATCCTAAAAAG GGCAAAGCAGCTAGCAGGGTCCTGTGTCCGTCTGTGTCGTGGTCCTCGGGTGGTTTTTTCGCGCATCCTTTTGCTGTTTTCTCTTACGGACACcatggatgaggaggagatggctGCTGGTGGGCAGAGCCAGCTTTATACCATCCTGCTAGTCAACTCTGGACGTCTTGCCTTTCCAAACTACACAGTGAACCGTGTGGCCAAGGTGTTCCAGGACAGAGAGGACTTGATCAG ATATGAAGCATCCATGCGAGCTCTGCAAGAGTTAATCTCAGCTATGCAAGCAGGTCAGTGGGAAGATGCTCTGGAGCTTTACACTGCTGCCAAAAGTACCTGGCAAGAGTTGAAGAAAGACCTTGACCTCAG TCACCAGGAGGCGCTGCCTGTGTTCCTGCGCAGCTTTACTACAGGATGGGCTTACACTCGTATCCTATCCAGAGGGGTGGAGATCTTACAGAGACTACGTCAATATGAG GAAGCAGTCGGGGAACTGCAGTCATTGCTGTCGCAGTCTGTTTACTGTCCTgacagtcgaggcagatggtggGACCGACTGGCATTAAaccttcaccagcacctcaaaAAACCTGAGCAA GCTATCTGCGCAATCAGAGATGGGCTGTCAGACACTCTGGTTCGAACTGGGCACAAACTCTCTCTGTATCAGAGAGCTGTTAGGATGAAGGAGTCTGCCAGCTTCAAGAAGTATCGTCCTCGTCTCAAAGACTTGCCCAGTTTTCACATCCAGGATGTAAAACAT GTGACAATACGAGGACAGCTGTTTCCTCATGAGGGAGGAATGGGAAAATCACGGTTTCTTTTACCAGCCAGTGGAACGGGGAAGGAGGGTGCACAGTCTACAGTAATATGCTCTGTGGAAGAACTGTCTTTAGCACATTACCGACAACAAGGTTTTGACCAAG GGATCCATGGCGAGGGATCGACATTCtctacactgtttgctcttTTACTCTGGGACATCATTTTTATGGAGAGTATCCCTGATGTTTTTCGAAATCCATATCAG ACATGTCCTCTGGACTTTTACACTGACTGCTTCTATGAGAACAGAAAAGAGGCGATTGAGTCTCGTGTTCAGTTACTTAGTGATGCATCTGTGGAAACACTACATAGTTTGATGGAGGATGTATGGGCCTCTCAGGAGGGTAGAGTGTGCTCACTGGTAAACTGGGAACTTTTCACGTCCCTTCAACAGGCAAAG TCTCTTGTGTCATGCATGGGTGGAGCCTTCTTAGGAGGAGTAATAGCCCGAATGTCAAAAGACTTCAGACACTGTCGTGCAGGTCTGCCTGATCTTGTGGTGTGGAACACCTCAAACAACACCTACAAG ctggtggaggtgaagggGCCTAATGACCGGCTGTCCCAGAAGCAACAGATCTGGCTGGACGAGCTGCAAAAGCTGGGTGCTGATGTGGAGGTGTGTCACGTGGCAGCTACCGGAGCAAGAGGAGCTCGTCTTGAATAA
- the apba2a gene encoding amyloid-beta A4 precursor protein-binding family A member 2, giving the protein MSCEPSPEDMEDTCSDYDNVGSDVEQDYNEVLHLNREGVVDVSYYKQYCPKDGGYIKHVVGDNINDNGSTADHFTSRSHHSTDICKGSQSDIKPHRMGQRCRPHCAPAAGDGAERKVEKGLENRFFFSDGDELEEVLDGAKFIEDLEEADKRPASLHQGNGNDRIRKGGDEREREDETRGTRNQNMQGSSKKCDSAFVGSKVREKQAKGRGRRQTGADTAHVVSGIKGCATTSADQRPKASSKDCRRTAVRSKARSGASKQHPPPPPRHSHQPPADPQGPQPHRESPPVPRRPSPSPANRLDDEPSAIKPPQQQSESIEEPKQQSEKLSAEEAPEELGRPECPEAAPLEESNTPQKTQEAASFPSFEDVPGPCEPEDLIDGIIFAANYLGCTQVLSDKNPSKSVRMSQAHEAVSHIKGQEEDSQMMTEVDLFISTKAVKVLNADTQETMMDSALRTISYIADIGSIVVLMARRRMSQASSEDFTESPDSASDGKSQYQMICYVFESEDAQLIAQSIGQAFSVAYREFLRANGINPTDLSQKQYSDIINSQEMYHDDLVHFSNSDNCKELYVEKQKGESLGVVIVESGWGSILPTVILASMLNSGPAARSGKLSVGDQIMSINDTSLVGLPLATCQGIIKGLKNQVKVKLSIVSCPPVTTVLIKRPDLKFQLGFSVQNGIICSLMRGGIAERGGVRVGHRIIEINGQSVVAMAHEKIVQTLSVSVGEINMKTMPAVMFRLLTGQETPVYI; this is encoded by the exons ATGAGTTGTGAGCCTAGTCCTGAGGACATGGAGGACACCTGCTCTGATTACGATAACGTGGGCTCTGATGTCGAGCAGGATTATAATGAGGTGCTGCACTTGAACAGAGAGGGTGTGGTGGATGTGAGCTACTATAAGCAGTACTGTCCTAAGGATGGTGGATACATTAAACATGTAGTAGGTGATAATATTAATGATAACGGCAGCACTGCTGACCACTTCACGTCTAGATCTCATCATAGCACAGACATATGTAAGGGATCACAGTCTGACATTAAGCCTCACCGGATGGGGCAGCGCTGTAGGCCTCAttgtgctccagctgctggggacggagcagagaggaaagTGGAAAAGGGCCTCGAAAACCGATTCTTCTTTAGTGATGGTGATGAGCTGGAAGAAGTGCTTGATGGGGCGAAATTTATAGAGGATTTAGAGGAGGCGGACAAGAGACCAGCTAGCCTTCATCAGGGCAACGGGAATGACAGAATTAGAAAAGGAGGCGAtgaaagggagagagaagaCGAGACTCGAGGCACAAGAAACCAGAATATGCAAGGATCCAGTAAAAAGTGCGACTCTGCGTTTGTGGGCTCAAAGGTGAGGGAGAAGCAGGCGAAGGggcgagggaggaggcagacggGAGCGGACACGGCGCATGTTGTTTCCGGGATCAAAGGATGCGCAACCACCAGCGCCGACCAGCGGCCGAAGGCTTCGTCAAAGGACTGCAGAAGGACCGCGGTCCGGTCCAAAGCTCGATCTGGTGCCAGCAAGCagcacccccctcccccgccccgCCACTCCCATCAGCCCCCTGCCGACCCCCAGGGTCCTCAGCCTCATAGAGAGAGCCCTCCTGTTCCCCGAAGGCCTAGTCCGTCCCCCGCTAACCGCCTGGACGATGAACCCAGCGCCATCAAACCACCCCAACAACAGAGCGAGTCCATAGAGGAGCCCAAGCAG CAGAGCGAGAAGCTGAGCGCAGAGGAGGCGCCAGAGGAGCTGGGGAGGCCTGAATGCCCCGAGGCTGCCCCTCTGGAGGAGAGCAACACCCCCCAG aaaacacaggaagctgcttctTTCCCCAGCTTTGAAGATG tcCCAGGTCCCTGTGAGCCAGAGGACCTGATTGATGGCATCATCTTTGCTGCTAACTATCTTGGCTGCACTCAGGTGCTGTCTGATAAGAATCCATCCAAGTCTGTCCGCATGTCGCAGGCCCACGAAGCTGTCAGTCACATCAAG GGCCAAGAGGAAGACTCTCAGATGATGACAGAAGTGGACCTGTTCATCTCCACCAAAGCAGTCAAAGTGCTGAATGCTGACACACAG GAGACAATGATGGACAGCGCCTTGCGTACTATCTCCTATATTGCTGACATTGGCAGCATTGTGGTTCTGATGGCACGAAGGCGCATGTCTCAGGCTTCGTCCGAGGATTTCACAGAATCCCCGGACTCCGCCAGCGATGGGAAGAGTCAGTACCAGATGATCTGCTACGTCTTTGAGTCAGAGGAT GCGCAGCTCATCGCACAGTCTATAGGTCAGGCTTTCAGCGTGGCCTACAGAGAATTCCTGCGAGCCAACGGCATCAACCCGACCGACCTGAGCCAGAAACAATACAGTGACATCATCAACTCACAGGAAATGTACCACGATGACCTCGTGCATTTCTCAAACTCAGACAACTGTAAAGAG CTGTACGTGGAGAAACAGAAGGGCGAGAGCCTCGGCGTGGTGATCGTGGAGTCCGGTTGGGGCTCCATTCTGCCCACAGTCATTCTGGCCAGTATGCTGAACAGCGGCCCAGCAGCTCGCTCTGGGAAGCTCAGTGTTGGCGACCAGATCATGTCCATTAATGACACCAGCCTTGTGGGGCTTCCACTGGCCACCTGTCAGGGCATCATCAAG GGTTTGAAGAATCAGGTGAAGGTGAAACTGAGCATCGTCAGCTGCCCCCCCGTCACCACTGTACTCATCAAGAGACCGGATCTCAAGTTCCAGCTCGGCTTCAGCGTCCAGAACGGCATT ATCTGCAGTCTGATGCGGGGCGGCATCGCAGAGCGAGGCGGCGTTCGCGTCGGACACAGAATCATTGAGATCAACGGGCAGAGCGTCGTTGCTATGGCGCACGAGAAGATCGTCCAaaccctgtctgtctctgtgggtgAG ATCAACATGAAGACGATGCCCGCTGTGATGTTCCGGCTGCTGACGGGTCAGGAGACGCCTGTCTACATATAG
- the duox2 gene encoding dual oxidase maturation factor 1, with amino-acid sequence MTFYDDIYPFYPLQRTPFIFSGSLLTVILVFLVLAFSLFVILPGIRGKSRLFWMFRIAISLFIGAVIVALNFTSSWAEGSVSTNATYKSFSNIVVNAEVGLHVGLYGINITLKGNPVVQYDEIINYNEMFSWDGSMQHEYEEALERGLPNPILYIAEKFTLSSPCGLIFQYRYSGRYASATLWTAFCCWALANILFSMPVILYAGYMALATAAFIFFSMASFSTIMNAPQCVLSVGADALVTTYSHSFWLALATGVLCTVIGGLVVMFEFLIPEKMKAAFSVGVDGCEEEDGPSEKGYLNTVFLEGVTVSPLASKRLSVDI; translated from the exons ATGACTTTCTACGATGACATTTACCCATTCTACCCTCTACAAAGGACCCCCTTCATCTTCAGTGGCAGCCTGCTCACCGTCATCCTGGTCTTCCTTGTGCTGGCGTTCAGCCTCTTTGTCATCCTTCCAGGCATACGGGGGAAGTCG AGGCTGTTCTGGATGTTTAGAATAGCTATCAGCCTGTTCATCGGTGCAGTGATAGTGG CGCTCAACTTCACGAGCAGCTGGGCCGAGGGCAGCGTGTCCACCAACGCCACCTATAAGTCCTTCAGCAACATAGTAGTCAACGCTGAGGTCGGCCTGCACGTGGGACTGTACGGCATCAACATCACGCTGAAAG GGAATCCTGTCGTCCAGTACGATGAGATCATCAACTACAATGAGATGTTCAGCTGGGACGGCTCCATGCAGCACGAGTACGAGGAAGCTCTGGAGCGAGGCCTCCCCAACCCCATCCTCTACATCGCTGAGAAGTTCACCCTGAGCAGCCCGTGTGGCCTCATCTTCCAGTACAGATACTCCGGACGTTACGCCTCCGCCACCCTCTG GACCGCGTTCTGCTGCTGGGCACTGGCCAACATCCTGTTCTCCATGCCGGTCATACTGTACGCCGGCTACATGGCTCTGGCCACGGCGGCGTTCATCTTCTTCTCCAtggcctccttctccaccatcaTGAACGCGCCGCAGTGCGTTCTCTCCGTCGGCGCGGACGCGCTGGTGACCACCTACAGCCACTCCTTCTGGCTGGCTCTGGCCACAG GTGTGCTGTGCACCGTCATCGGAGGTTTGGTGGTGATGTTCGAGTTCTTGATACCAGAGAAGATGAAGGCGGCGTTCAGCGTCGGCGTCGACGGCTGCGAAGAGGAGGACGGTCCTAGCGAAAAGGGCTACCTGAACACGGTTTTCCTGGAAGGTGTGACGGTTTCACCATTGGCATCGAAAAGACTATCG gtCGATATCTGA